One Buteo buteo chromosome 4, bButBut1.hap1.1, whole genome shotgun sequence DNA segment encodes these proteins:
- the NME6 gene encoding nucleoside diphosphate kinase 6: MAAAGLSGRPLQLTLALLKPDAVAHPLVLEAVHETILSNRFLIVRAKKLRCGREESRRFYREHAGRFFYQRLVEFMASGPMWAYILAHENAVPLWRSLMGPTKVFRARNSVPDSIRGAYGLTDTRNTTHGSDSPASASREIAFFFPEFNEQLWYQQEEPRLRSGQVYYNAEERVHCVFRDEETELT; the protein is encoded by the exons ATGGCGGCTGCGGGACTGTCCGGGCGGCCGCTGCAGTTGACGCTGGCGCTGCTGAAGCCGGACGCCGTGGCCCACCCGCTGGTGCTAGAG GCCGTGCACGAAACCATCCTCAGCAACCGGTTCCTCATCGTGCGCGCCAAGAAGCTGCGCTGCGGACGGGAGGAGAGCCGCCGCTTCTACCGGGAGCACGCGG GGCGGTTCTTCTACCAGCGGCTGGTGGAGTTCATGGCCAG TGGCCCCATGTGGGCTTATATCTTGGCCCACGAGAATGCTGTACCCCTCTGGAGATCCCTGATGGGACCCACGAAAGTATTCCGAGCTCGAAACAGCGTCCCGGACTCTATCCGAGGAGCTTATGGCCTTACTGACACCAGGAATACCACTCATGGCTCAG ATTCACCAGCATCAGCCAGCAGagaaattgcctttttcttcccGGAGTTCAATGAACAGCTCTGGTACCAGCAGGAAGAGCCACGTCTGCGCTCTGGGCAGGTGTATTACAATGCAGAGGAGCGTGTCCACTGTGTGTTCAGGGATGAAGAAACAGAGTTGACCTGA